From Trichoplusia ni isolate ovarian cell line Hi5 chromosome 11, tn1, whole genome shotgun sequence, the proteins below share one genomic window:
- the LOC113498742 gene encoding larval cuticle protein LCP-14-like, translating into MKTAIIALLFVACASAAEDKAASIVSFVNQQNPEGNYEYAFQTDNGISGNAQGQLKTINKDESAVVVSGGNSYISPEGESISLTYIADENGYQPQGSHLPTPPAPIAIPEYIARAIAYIAAHPYTEKKN; encoded by the exons ATG AAAACCGCCATCATTGCCCTTTTGTTCGTCGCGTGCGCAAGCGCCGCCGAAGACAAAGCCGCCAGCATTGTCAGCTTCGTTAACCAGCAGAATCCTGAGGGCAACTACGAGTACGCCTTCCAGACAGACAACGGCATCTCCGGAAACGCCCAGGGACAACTCAAGACCATCAACAAG gACGAATCTGCGGTTGTAGTCAGCGGCGGCAACAGCTACATATCCCCCGAAGGAGAGTCCATCTCCCTCACCTACATCGCTGACGAGAACGGATACCAACCCCAG GGTTCTCACCTCCCAACCCCCCCTGCCCCTATCGCCATCCCTGAATACATCGCTCGTGCTATCGCCTACATCGCTGCCCACCCCTACACCGAAAAGAAGAACTAA
- the LOC113498739 gene encoding larval cuticle protein LCP-17-like — MKFLVVLAVAVACASADVSHVVKDESSAPVVRSEYEISPEGAFNYVYETGNGIAAEASGNVQNPNSEYPSLAVSGSYRYTSPDGTPVELSYVADAEGYKPVGSHIPVAPEIPEAIARSLAYIAAHPPTPVEAANFVAKPFQG, encoded by the exons ATG AAATTCCTCGTAGTTCTCGCCGTCGCTGTCGCGTGCGCAAGCGCCGACGTCTCTCACGTTGTCAAGGATGAGTCCTCGGCTCCCGTTGTAAGGTCCGAGTACGAGATCAGCCCCGAGGGTGCTTTCAACTACGTCTACGAGACCGGAAACGGCATCGCCGCCGAGGCCTCCGGCAACGTGCAGAACCCTAACTCA GAGTACCCTAGCCTGGCTGTGAGCGGCAGCTACAGATACACCTCTCCCGACGGTACCCCCGTTGAGCTGTCCTACGTCGCTGATGCCGAGGGTTACAAGCCCGTC ggaTCCCACATCCCCGTTGCTCCCGAAATCCCTGAGGCCATCGCCCGCAGCCTTGCCTACATCGCTGCCCACCCCCCCACCCCCGTCGAAGCCGCCAACTTCGTCGCCAAACCTTTCCAGGGTTAA
- the LOC113498741 gene encoding larval cuticle protein LCP-17-like, whose translation MKSFVAILALVALAAADVSHLRSAEADAQILAQEADVFPDQYSYNYKTSNGIAAQESGALTNVGTEGEAISVAGQNSYTAPGGEQISLSYIADANGYQPQGAHLPTPHPIPEEILKSLEYIRTHPAQETRKL comes from the exons ATG AAATCCTTCGTCGCTATCCTTGCCCTCGTGGCCCTCGCTGCCGCTGACGTCTCTCACCTGAGATCCGCTGAAGCTGATGCTCAGATCTTGGCACAAGAGGCTGACGTGTTCCCCGACCAGTACAGTTACAACTACAAGACAAGCAACGGTATCGCCGCCCAGGagtctggagccctgaccaacGTCGGAACT GAGGGTGAAGCCATTTCCGTCGCGGGCCAGAACTCTTACACCGCCCCCGGTGGTGAGCAGATCTCCCTCTCCTACATCGCTGACGCCAACGGTTACCAGCCCCAG ggTGCTCATCTCCCCACCCCTCACCCCATCCCCGAAGAGATCCTCAAGTCTCTTGAGTACATTAGGACCCATCCTGCCCAGGAAACCAGGAAACTGTAA